The proteins below are encoded in one region of Aeromonas veronii:
- the rapA gene encoding RNA polymerase-associated protein RapA yields MPFALGQRWISDTETDLGLGTVVAVEGRMVTLMFPATGENRMYAKEEAPVTRVSFNVGDQIVSHEDWTMLVEEVQEKDGLLIYVGTRTDNEEPVVLKEVFLSNFIKFNKPQDRLFAGQIDRMSRFTLRFDALINQHQRRRNPTRGLAGGKVSLIPHQLYIAHEVGHRYAPRVLLADEVGLGKTIEAGMIIHQQLLSGRAQRVLILLPETLQHQWLVEMMRRFNLHFSLFDEERCIEAFADAENPFETEQLVICSLDFLRKKRRRFEQVLEAEWDLLVVDEAHHLEWSEETPSRAYEMVEALAEQVPGVLLLTATPDQLGHQSHFARLRLLDPERFYDYDAFLTEEQAYGQVASAAQELLAGGDLSEEARRILASQLDGLDLADTAARQQAVGKLLDQHGTGRVLFRNSRANIQGFPERHLNVYPMPLPEQYKTAIKVMGMMGGNGGDLQTRALRYLYPEKIFQQFEGDNASWTQFDPRIDWLLELLLGARQQKVLVICSEAATAIALEEALRTREGIRGAVFHEGMSILERDKASAYFAQAEGGAQVLLCSEIGSEGRNFQFASHLVLFDLPLNPDLLEQRIGRLDRIGQQNTVEIHVPYLIGTAQRALLCWYHDGLDAFEQTCPTARPIFEAVRDELFELLAANEDNQDGLDALLVKTRELHEPLKARLEQGRDRLLEIHSSGGAAAQQLVDKLAAEDDDTGMISFALKMFDEIGVNQDDRGENALVLTPGDHMLVPSFPGLPQDGMTITFDRPTALARDDMALLSWEHPIMRGGIDLILGSEIGATSVALLKNKALPVGSILLELIFVAESAAHPQLYRFMPPTPIRLLMDKNGQNLGEKVAFDAFNRQLTPVNRHLGSKLVTASQPVIHGLIGKGQVIAEELKAGIVDQARAQMAQTLQQDLDRLEALKAVNPNVRDSELDYLRTLQAELHHLIDQTQLKLDAIRFIVVTHN; encoded by the coding sequence ATGCCTTTTGCACTTGGCCAGCGTTGGATTAGTGATACAGAGACGGATCTGGGATTGGGAACTGTCGTTGCTGTAGAAGGACGCATGGTTACCCTGATGTTTCCGGCTACCGGTGAAAACCGCATGTATGCCAAAGAGGAGGCGCCGGTCACCCGGGTCAGCTTCAATGTGGGCGATCAGATCGTCAGTCACGAAGACTGGACCATGTTGGTCGAAGAGGTGCAGGAGAAGGATGGGCTGCTTATATATGTCGGCACCCGTACCGACAATGAAGAGCCCGTCGTCCTCAAGGAAGTGTTTCTCAGCAACTTCATCAAGTTCAACAAGCCGCAGGATCGCCTGTTTGCCGGGCAGATAGATCGCATGTCTCGCTTCACCCTGCGCTTTGATGCCCTGATCAACCAGCACCAGCGTCGCCGCAACCCGACTCGTGGTCTGGCGGGGGGCAAGGTCAGCCTGATCCCTCATCAGCTCTATATTGCCCATGAAGTGGGCCACCGTTATGCCCCCCGCGTGCTGCTGGCCGATGAAGTCGGTCTGGGCAAGACCATAGAAGCGGGCATGATCATCCATCAGCAGCTGCTGTCCGGCCGTGCCCAGCGCGTGCTGATCCTGCTGCCGGAAACCCTGCAACACCAGTGGCTGGTCGAGATGATGCGCCGCTTCAACCTGCACTTCTCCCTGTTCGACGAGGAACGCTGCATCGAGGCATTCGCCGATGCCGAGAATCCGTTCGAAACGGAACAACTGGTCATCTGCAGCCTCGACTTCCTGCGCAAGAAGCGCCGCCGCTTCGAACAGGTACTGGAAGCCGAATGGGATCTGCTGGTTGTCGACGAGGCTCATCATCTGGAGTGGAGCGAGGAGACCCCGAGCCGTGCCTACGAAATGGTCGAGGCCCTGGCTGAACAGGTCCCCGGCGTGCTGCTGCTGACCGCCACCCCGGATCAACTCGGCCACCAGAGCCACTTCGCCCGTCTGCGTCTGCTCGACCCCGAGCGCTTCTACGACTACGACGCCTTCCTCACCGAGGAGCAGGCCTATGGCCAGGTCGCCAGCGCCGCCCAGGAGCTGCTTGCAGGCGGAGACCTGAGCGAGGAAGCGAGACGGATCCTCGCCAGCCAGCTTGATGGGCTGGATCTGGCCGATACCGCCGCCCGTCAGCAGGCGGTCGGCAAGCTGCTGGATCAGCACGGCACCGGCCGGGTGCTGTTCCGCAACAGTCGTGCCAATATTCAGGGCTTCCCCGAACGTCACCTCAACGTCTATCCCATGCCGCTGCCGGAGCAGTACAAGACCGCCATCAAGGTGATGGGCATGATGGGGGGCAACGGCGGCGATCTGCAGACCCGCGCCTTGCGCTATCTCTATCCGGAGAAGATCTTCCAGCAGTTCGAGGGAGACAACGCCAGCTGGACCCAGTTCGATCCCCGTATCGACTGGCTGCTGGAACTGCTGCTCGGTGCACGCCAGCAGAAGGTGCTGGTGATCTGCTCCGAAGCGGCTACTGCCATCGCACTGGAAGAGGCGCTGCGGACCCGTGAAGGGATCCGTGGCGCCGTGTTCCATGAAGGCATGTCCATCCTCGAACGTGACAAGGCTTCCGCCTATTTTGCGCAAGCGGAGGGCGGCGCCCAAGTGCTGCTCTGCTCCGAGATTGGTTCCGAGGGCCGCAACTTCCAGTTCGCCAGCCACCTGGTACTGTTCGATCTGCCCCTCAACCCGGATCTGCTGGAGCAGCGCATCGGTCGTCTCGACCGCATCGGCCAGCAGAACACCGTCGAGATCCACGTTCCTTATCTGATAGGTACCGCCCAGCGGGCACTGCTCTGCTGGTATCACGACGGTCTGGATGCCTTCGAACAGACCTGCCCCACCGCTCGCCCCATCTTCGAGGCGGTACGCGATGAGCTGTTCGAGCTGTTGGCTGCCAACGAAGATAACCAGGATGGCCTGGATGCCTTGCTGGTCAAGACCCGTGAGCTGCACGAGCCGCTCAAGGCGAGGCTGGAACAGGGCCGTGACCGCCTGCTGGAGATCCACTCCAGCGGCGGGGCCGCTGCCCAGCAGCTGGTTGACAAGCTGGCGGCCGAAGACGACGACACCGGCATGATCTCTTTCGCCCTCAAGATGTTCGACGAGATCGGTGTCAATCAGGACGACAGAGGGGAGAATGCACTTGTGCTGACCCCGGGGGATCACATGCTGGTGCCAAGCTTCCCTGGCCTGCCCCAGGATGGCATGACCATCACCTTCGATCGCCCCACCGCCCTGGCGCGGGACGACATGGCGCTGCTCTCCTGGGAGCATCCCATCATGCGTGGCGGCATCGATCTCATTCTGGGCTCAGAGATTGGCGCGACCTCGGTTGCCCTGCTCAAGAACAAGGCTCTGCCGGTGGGCTCCATCCTGCTGGAGCTGATCTTCGTGGCTGAATCTGCCGCTCATCCCCAACTCTATCGTTTCATGCCGCCGACCCCGATCCGGTTGCTGATGGACAAGAATGGCCAGAACCTCGGCGAGAAGGTGGCATTCGATGCCTTCAACCGCCAGCTGACCCCGGTCAATCGTCACCTTGGCAGCAAGCTGGTGACGGCGTCACAACCGGTGATCCACGGTCTCATCGGCAAGGGGCAGGTCATCGCCGAAGAGCTGAAAGCCGGCATCGTCGACCAGGCTCGGGCACAGATGGCGCAGACCCTGCAGCAGGATCTGGACAGGCTGGAAGCACTCAAGGCGGTCAATCCGAACGTACGCGACAGCGAGCTGGATTATCTGCGCACTCTGCAGGCAGAATTGCACCACCTGATCGATCAGACCCAACTCAAGCTGGACGCCATCCGCTTTATCGTGGTCACCCATAACTGA
- the rluA gene encoding bifunctional tRNA pseudouridine(32) synthase/23S rRNA pseudouridine(746) synthase RluA, with protein MQDATFEYSPPLEPWLDILFKDRDIMVVNKPTGLLSVPGRGPENEDSVLHRVKQQHPKAAAAHRLDMSTTGVLVIPLTPNSHRELSRQFRERETEKHYLAWVWGEPEASSGQVDLPLCVDWPNRPRQKVDFEEGRHALTLWEKLKVENGNSLIKLTPITGRSHQLRVHMLELGHPILGDNLYAHPEALAAAPHLYLHAAMLTITHPRSGERMSFEAPAPFSC; from the coding sequence ATGCAAGACGCTACTTTTGAATATTCACCACCGTTGGAACCCTGGCTCGACATCCTGTTCAAGGACAGAGACATCATGGTGGTCAACAAGCCTACCGGCCTGCTCAGCGTGCCGGGGCGTGGACCGGAAAATGAAGACAGCGTCCTGCACAGGGTCAAGCAGCAGCACCCCAAGGCGGCGGCGGCCCATCGGCTCGACATGTCCACGACCGGAGTGCTCGTCATCCCCCTCACCCCGAATTCCCATCGGGAGCTGAGTCGCCAGTTCCGTGAGCGAGAGACCGAGAAGCACTACCTCGCCTGGGTGTGGGGTGAGCCGGAAGCTAGCTCTGGGCAAGTGGATCTGCCGTTGTGCGTGGACTGGCCCAATCGCCCAAGGCAGAAAGTCGACTTTGAAGAGGGGCGCCATGCCCTGACGCTGTGGGAAAAACTCAAGGTGGAGAATGGCAACAGTCTGATCAAGCTGACTCCGATCACGGGCCGTTCCCATCAACTGCGGGTACACATGCTGGAGCTGGGTCACCCCATCCTCGGGGACAACCTCTATGCCCATCCCGAGGCGCTGGCTGCCGCACCGCATCTCTACCTGCATGCGGCCATGCTGACCATCACCCACCCCCGTAGTGGCGAACGTATGAGCTTCGAGGCCCCCGCCCCTTTCTCATGCTAA
- a CDS encoding putative bifunctional diguanylate cyclase/phosphodiesterase encodes MKAKTRAWPLLGVLYLSILLFTGSTLYCLVQIQNATRVMEKYTYDVSWALMQLQLELGRFLNAVEIYHYGGIDHEALLLRYDILWSRTPILLSGQLRKSLGDNQKTLRLVQLTESNIREIEPKLADLKPGTPDYQQILMRIAPLQEPLSYSLASVMQNNINVYTGNDKRFAQLRNALLFMVLGLVISVILLSGLLVREARRHFRAARVDPLTGLANRLALLEKMESYVSRDTPFGLVLVDINDFRDINSKFGYSTGDILLQELARRLNALCENGEWIARLGGDQLAMLQREGSDLRQVRELVARILYALKQDILIDNYPFRLEVGIGIAFFPMDSNQTQELLSRAEQALFHSRKTHVPYVIYDNSLLNETARRKHLASDMVMALEHNALELYYQPIVNLESGRCEAVEALLRWRHPELGFIPPNEVIQVAEEFQLAEKLGSWILNTACEQLHKWQHLGLVDLQMCVNISPGMYQRNLLKLVARALMDHHIPAASLVLEVTEDTTMREVKNSLQLMQDLNQQGVQLALDDFGTGYSSLSYLQKLPVSKVKIDRSFIQGIDTSVEAAELVANICRMGSMLGKKLVCEGIETQGQLDVLRALTDIHLYGQGYLFSRPEQAVKAYQTLLEMEERWLARRIPDKACLI; translated from the coding sequence GTGAAAGCGAAGACCAGGGCCTGGCCCTTACTCGGCGTTCTCTATCTATCCATCTTGTTGTTCACGGGAAGCACCTTGTATTGCCTTGTGCAGATACAGAATGCGACCCGGGTGATGGAAAAGTACACCTATGATGTCTCCTGGGCCCTGATGCAACTGCAGCTGGAGTTGGGACGCTTCCTCAATGCGGTCGAGATCTACCATTACGGTGGCATCGACCATGAGGCCCTGCTGCTGCGTTACGACATCCTCTGGAGCCGGACTCCGATCCTCTTGAGCGGCCAGTTGCGCAAAAGCCTGGGGGACAATCAAAAAACGCTGCGGCTGGTCCAGTTGACCGAGAGTAATATTCGGGAAATTGAGCCAAAATTGGCGGATTTGAAGCCTGGAACGCCAGATTATCAGCAGATCCTGATGCGGATAGCCCCCCTGCAAGAGCCTCTCTCCTACTCTCTCGCCTCCGTGATGCAGAACAACATCAACGTCTACACGGGCAATGACAAGCGCTTCGCCCAACTGCGCAATGCGCTGCTGTTCATGGTGCTGGGGCTGGTGATCTCGGTCATTCTGCTCAGTGGCCTGCTGGTGCGCGAGGCCAGGCGGCATTTCAGGGCAGCCCGGGTCGATCCGCTGACCGGCCTCGCCAACCGGCTGGCGCTGCTGGAGAAGATGGAGTCCTACGTCAGCCGGGATACGCCTTTCGGATTGGTACTGGTGGATATCAACGACTTTCGGGATATCAACAGCAAGTTCGGTTACAGCACGGGGGACATCCTGCTGCAGGAGCTGGCAAGGCGCTTGAATGCTCTGTGCGAGAACGGTGAGTGGATCGCCCGCCTCGGGGGAGATCAGCTGGCCATGTTGCAGCGGGAGGGGAGCGATCTGCGCCAGGTCAGGGAGTTGGTGGCGAGGATACTCTATGCCCTCAAGCAGGACATCCTCATCGACAACTATCCCTTCCGGCTGGAAGTCGGCATCGGCATCGCCTTCTTCCCCATGGATAGCAACCAGACCCAGGAGTTGCTCAGCCGGGCCGAACAGGCGCTGTTCCACAGCCGCAAGACCCACGTGCCCTATGTCATTTACGACAACTCTCTGCTCAATGAAACCGCCAGACGCAAGCATCTGGCCTCAGACATGGTGATGGCGCTTGAACACAATGCGCTCGAGCTCTACTACCAGCCCATCGTCAATCTGGAGAGCGGACGCTGCGAGGCGGTGGAGGCACTGCTGCGCTGGCGTCATCCCGAACTCGGTTTCATTCCGCCCAACGAGGTGATCCAGGTGGCGGAAGAGTTCCAGCTGGCGGAGAAGCTCGGCAGCTGGATCCTCAATACCGCCTGCGAGCAGTTGCACAAATGGCAGCATCTGGGACTGGTTGATTTGCAGATGTGCGTCAACATCTCACCAGGGATGTATCAGCGCAATCTTTTGAAACTGGTGGCCAGGGCCCTGATGGATCATCACATCCCCGCGGCCAGCCTGGTGCTCGAGGTGACCGAGGACACCACCATGCGGGAGGTGAAAAATTCGCTGCAGCTGATGCAGGATCTCAATCAGCAGGGGGTTCAACTTGCCCTTGATGACTTTGGTACCGGGTACTCTTCCCTCAGCTATCTGCAGAAGCTGCCGGTGAGCAAGGTGAAGATAGACAGATCCTTCATACAGGGCATAGACACCTCGGTCGAGGCAGCCGAGCTGGTTGCCAATATCTGCCGGATGGGCTCCATGCTGGGCAAGAAGCTGGTGTGTGAGGGGATAGAGACACAGGGCCAGCTCGATGTGCTGCGCGCACTGACGGACATCCATCTCTATGGGCAAGGCTATCTGTTCAGCCGTCCCGAACAGGCGGTGAAGGCCTATCAGACTCTGCTGGAAATGGAAGAGCGCTGGCTGGCCAGGCGTATACCGGACAAGGCATGCCTCATTTGA
- a CDS encoding molybdopterin-binding oxidoreductase: MVMAAPAGPVILKVTGDVKPVDPSSEEVVFDLAMIKALPQHEILTSSPWVDKPHKYVGPKLADVMTAVGAKGKSITLTALNSFQIRINWDKVKQYDPILAWQDDGMTMRVRDKGPLWFILPLDQYPELKRSAFTDMMIWQLSSIDIQQ, from the coding sequence ATGGTGATGGCGGCCCCGGCAGGTCCTGTGATCCTCAAGGTGACGGGGGATGTGAAACCCGTCGACCCGAGCAGTGAGGAGGTGGTATTCGATCTGGCCATGATCAAGGCTCTGCCGCAGCATGAAATCCTGACCAGCAGCCCCTGGGTGGACAAGCCGCATAAATACGTGGGACCCAAGCTGGCGGATGTGATGACGGCGGTGGGTGCCAAGGGCAAGAGCATCACTCTCACCGCCCTGAATAGTTTTCAGATCCGGATCAACTGGGATAAGGTCAAGCAATATGATCCCATTCTGGCGTGGCAGGATGACGGCATGACCATGCGGGTACGTGACAAGGGGCCCCTGTGGTTTATCCTGCCCTTGGATCAATACCCCGAGCTCAAACGGTCAGCCTTCACCGACATGATGATCTGGCAGTTGAGTTCGATCGATATTCAGCAGTAA
- the groL gene encoding chaperonin GroEL (60 kDa chaperone family; promotes refolding of misfolded polypeptides especially under stressful conditions; forms two stacked rings of heptamers to form a barrel-shaped 14mer; ends can be capped by GroES; misfolded proteins enter the barrel where they are refolded when GroES binds), with amino-acid sequence MAAKEVKFGNDARIKMLEGVNILADAVKVTLGPKGRNVVLDKSFGAPTITKDGVSVAREIELEDKFQNMGAQMVKEVASKANDAAGDGTTTATVLAQAIVNEGLKAVAAGMNPMDLKRGIDKAVVAAVAELQALSTPCADSNAIAQVGTISANSDEKVGKLIAEAMDKVGRDGVITVEDGQGLEDELAVVEGMQFDRGYLSPYFVNKPETGSVELDDPFILLVDKKVSNIREMLPVLEGVAKAGKPLIIIAEDVEGEALATLVVNTMRGIVKVAAVKAPGFGDRRKAMLQDIAILTGGTVISEEVGMELEKATLEDLGRAKRIVITKENTTIIDGVGDAALIESRVAQIRQQIEETSSDYDREKLQERVAKLAGGVAVIKVGAATEVEMKEKKARVDDALHATRAAVEEGVVAGGGVALVRAAAKLADLRGDNEDQNVGIKVALRAMEAPLRQIVINAGEEASVIANAVKNGEGNFGYNAYTEQYGDMLAMGILDPTKVTRSALQFASSIAGLMITTECMVTELPKKDAPAMPDMGGMGGMGMM; translated from the coding sequence ATGGCAGCTAAAGAAGTTAAGTTTGGTAACGACGCGCGTATCAAGATGCTGGAAGGTGTCAACATTCTGGCTGACGCAGTAAAGGTCACCCTGGGCCCGAAAGGCCGCAACGTGGTACTGGACAAGTCCTTCGGCGCCCCGACCATCACCAAGGATGGCGTCTCCGTTGCCCGCGAGATCGAGCTGGAAGACAAGTTCCAGAACATGGGCGCCCAGATGGTCAAGGAAGTTGCTTCCAAGGCCAACGACGCTGCCGGTGACGGTACCACTACCGCGACCGTACTGGCACAAGCCATCGTCAACGAAGGCCTGAAGGCCGTTGCCGCCGGCATGAACCCGATGGACCTGAAGCGCGGTATCGACAAGGCAGTAGTGGCTGCCGTCGCCGAGCTGCAGGCTCTGTCCACCCCTTGCGCCGACAGCAATGCCATCGCTCAGGTCGGTACCATCTCCGCCAACTCCGACGAGAAAGTGGGCAAGCTGATTGCCGAAGCCATGGACAAAGTGGGCCGTGATGGCGTCATCACCGTCGAAGATGGTCAGGGTCTGGAAGATGAACTGGCTGTGGTAGAAGGCATGCAGTTCGACCGTGGCTACCTGTCTCCTTACTTCGTCAACAAGCCGGAAACCGGCTCCGTCGAGCTGGATGACCCCTTCATCCTGCTGGTGGACAAGAAGGTCTCCAACATCCGTGAAATGCTGCCGGTGCTGGAAGGTGTGGCCAAGGCAGGCAAGCCGCTGATCATCATTGCCGAAGACGTGGAAGGCGAAGCGCTGGCGACCCTGGTGGTCAACACCATGCGTGGCATCGTGAAGGTTGCCGCCGTCAAGGCGCCGGGCTTCGGTGACCGTCGCAAGGCCATGCTGCAAGATATCGCCATCCTGACCGGCGGTACCGTGATCTCCGAAGAGGTGGGCATGGAGCTGGAGAAGGCGACCCTGGAAGATCTGGGCCGTGCCAAGCGCATCGTCATCACCAAAGAGAACACCACCATCATCGATGGCGTGGGTGATGCTGCTCTGATCGAGAGCCGTGTGGCCCAGATCCGTCAGCAGATCGAAGAGACCTCTTCCGATTACGACCGTGAGAAGCTGCAAGAGCGCGTGGCCAAGCTGGCTGGCGGTGTTGCCGTCATCAAGGTTGGCGCTGCCACCGAAGTGGAAATGAAAGAGAAGAAGGCCCGCGTCGACGATGCCCTGCACGCGACTCGCGCCGCCGTGGAAGAAGGCGTGGTTGCCGGTGGTGGTGTGGCACTGGTTCGCGCAGCCGCCAAGCTGGCCGACCTGCGTGGTGACAACGAAGACCAGAACGTAGGTATCAAAGTTGCTCTGCGCGCCATGGAAGCCCCGCTGCGTCAGATCGTCATCAACGCCGGTGAAGAAGCCTCCGTCATCGCCAACGCGGTGAAGAACGGTGAAGGTAACTTCGGTTACAACGCCTATACCGAACAGTACGGCGACATGCTGGCCATGGGTATCCTGGATCCGACCAAGGTGACCCGTTCTGCCTTGCAGTTCGCCTCTTCCATCGCCGGTCTGATGATCACCACCGAGTGCATGGTCACCGAACTGCCGAAGAAAGATGCACCGGCCATGCCTGATATGGGTGGCATGGGCGGCATGGGTATGATGTAA
- a CDS encoding co-chaperone GroES codes for MKIRPLHDRVIIKRIEAEAKSAGGIVLTGTAAQKSTRGEVLAVGTGRILDNGDVKALAVKVGDKVIFNEGYGVKTEKLDGQDVLILSETDILAIVEE; via the coding sequence ATGAAAATTCGTCCACTGCACGACCGCGTCATCATCAAGCGCATCGAAGCTGAAGCCAAATCCGCTGGCGGTATCGTCTTGACTGGCACTGCGGCCCAGAAGTCCACCCGTGGTGAAGTTCTGGCCGTGGGGACTGGTCGCATTCTGGATAATGGCGATGTCAAAGCTCTGGCCGTCAAGGTTGGTGACAAGGTGATTTTCAACGAAGGCTACGGCGTGAAGACCGAGAAGCTGGATGGCCAGGACGTGCTGATCCTGTCCGAGACCGACATCCTGGCGATTGTCGAAGAGTAA
- a CDS encoding MATE family efflux transporter, with the protein MLTAPMPAVLLRMTGPMILGIVAILAFNLVDTFFIGLLGTQALAAISFTFPVTFVVTSLAMGLGAGLSALLGHTLGQGRHDEAARITTDCLFLAVLLVTLLALLGALTITPLFTLLGASADLISLIHDYMLIWYLTVPLLALPMVGNAAIRATGDTKTPSLVMAVAGLVNGVLDPLLIFGIGPFPEWGIRGAAIATSLSWLMATLVSLHILRKRERLLSWRLSPRPRLLAHWRALLHVAVPASFTNMLNPLANAVLMIIFAGLGTEVVAAYGAASRVEALLLIVMMALSSVLAPFVSQNCGAGNPARAKAALLLSMRFALLFQLAVYAFIWLTAPLIAALFSDQPQVARLIVLYLHLVPIGYGFQGMVMLLASALNGVRASKVSFLFNGLRLFVFLLPGAWLGAKLGGEQGIYLGILVANLAAGGLAWGYAHRRFEGLCHQGTP; encoded by the coding sequence ATGCTGACCGCCCCCATGCCTGCCGTGCTGCTGCGCATGACGGGCCCCATGATCCTCGGCATCGTCGCCATCCTGGCATTCAACCTGGTCGACACCTTCTTCATCGGCCTGCTGGGCACGCAGGCCCTCGCCGCCATCAGCTTCACCTTCCCGGTCACCTTCGTGGTCACCTCCCTCGCCATGGGACTGGGAGCCGGCCTCTCCGCCCTGCTCGGCCACACCCTGGGTCAGGGACGTCACGACGAGGCGGCCCGCATCACCACGGATTGTCTGTTTCTCGCCGTCCTGCTGGTGACCCTGCTCGCGCTGCTGGGGGCCCTGACCATCACGCCCCTCTTCACCCTGCTCGGGGCCAGTGCCGACCTCATCTCGCTGATCCATGACTACATGCTGATCTGGTATCTCACCGTGCCCCTGCTGGCCCTGCCCATGGTGGGCAATGCCGCCATCCGGGCCACCGGCGACACCAAGACCCCGAGTCTGGTGATGGCGGTGGCCGGGCTGGTCAACGGGGTGCTGGATCCCCTGCTCATCTTCGGCATAGGCCCCTTCCCCGAATGGGGCATCCGCGGTGCCGCCATCGCCACCTCCCTCTCTTGGCTGATGGCGACCCTGGTCAGCCTGCATATCTTGCGCAAGCGGGAGCGACTGCTGTCATGGCGCCTCTCACCGCGGCCACGGCTGCTGGCTCACTGGCGCGCCCTCCTGCACGTGGCGGTGCCCGCCTCCTTCACCAACATGCTCAACCCCTTGGCCAACGCCGTGCTGATGATCATCTTCGCCGGTCTGGGCACCGAGGTGGTGGCCGCCTACGGTGCCGCCTCCAGAGTCGAGGCCTTGTTGCTCATCGTGATGATGGCGCTCTCCTCGGTACTGGCCCCCTTCGTCTCACAGAACTGCGGGGCCGGCAATCCAGCGCGAGCCAAGGCGGCCCTGCTGCTCAGCATGCGCTTCGCCCTGCTGTTCCAGCTCGCCGTGTACGCCTTCATCTGGCTGACGGCTCCCCTCATCGCCGCCCTGTTCAGCGACCAACCCCAGGTGGCACGACTAATCGTGCTCTATCTGCATCTGGTGCCCATCGGTTACGGCTTTCAGGGCATGGTGATGCTGCTGGCGTCCGCCCTCAACGGCGTACGGGCATCCAAGGTCTCCTTCCTGTTCAACGGTCTGCGTCTGTTTGTGTTCTTGCTGCCAGGGGCCTGGCTGGGGGCAAAACTCGGGGGGGAGCAGGGGATCTATCTGGGGATATTGGTGGCCAATCTGGCGGCCGGGGGGCTGGCCTGGGGCTATGCCCATCGCCGTTTCGAGGGACTGTGCCATCAAGGAACCCCCTGA
- a CDS encoding FxsA family protein, giving the protein MGKLLLLLFGLVVLELTVMIEVGSVIGALPTVGLLILTAVLGSSLVRSEGIKTLFSAQQKMQQGEMPGREVMGGMMLALAGLLLIIPGFVTDFFGILLLQPWLRNRLADKLVGSSQFRMQMGGFQNPSSPFEPGQGEGPQPGNRGGNTIEGEFERKE; this is encoded by the coding sequence ATGGGCAAGTTGTTATTGTTATTATTCGGCCTGGTCGTGCTGGAGCTCACCGTGATGATCGAGGTGGGTTCGGTGATCGGCGCCCTGCCAACCGTGGGGCTGCTGATATTGACCGCCGTGCTGGGCTCTTCCCTGGTGCGCAGCGAAGGGATCAAGACCCTGTTCAGTGCCCAGCAGAAGATGCAGCAGGGGGAGATGCCGGGCCGGGAAGTGATGGGGGGCATGATGCTGGCGCTGGCCGGCCTGCTGCTGATCATCCCGGGCTTTGTGACCGATTTCTTCGGCATCCTGCTGTTGCAGCCCTGGTTGCGCAACCGCCTGGCGGACAAGCTGGTGGGCAGCAGCCAGTTCCGGATGCAGATGGGGGGCTTCCAGAACCCGTCATCCCCTTTTGAACCGGGGCAGGGTGAGGGGCCGCAACCGGGCAACCGCGGCGGTAACACCATCGAAGGCGAGTTCGAACGCAAAGAGTAG